Proteins co-encoded in one Leptospira inadai serovar Lyme str. 10 genomic window:
- a CDS encoding ATP-binding cassette domain-containing protein produces the protein MSLVLSDVSLSRGGRFLLSGINLSLYPGELLILLGPNGAGKSTLLKLFSGEMSPDKGLVLLDGTPLTEYDSDDLALRRSVLSQESEIHFPFIADEIVRMGRSCSKLRVPKPLEDRITEDAFHAVHLGERERFQTYNKLSGGEKQRTQMARVLAQDKEPTQRESYVLLDEPGASLDPNRIHSLLEKAKQLSKAGRGVLCILHDLNLALRYADRIAVLKEGKILADGIPDNILEEEFVLEHFRLRTKKIPFPEGGYYLIPLGPAELSEQHTTNGLHYTLDAKGVKENVHR, from the coding sequence ATGAGTCTAGTATTGTCGGACGTTTCCTTATCCAGAGGAGGAAGGTTCTTATTATCAGGGATCAATTTGAGTTTGTATCCGGGAGAACTTTTGATCCTGCTCGGTCCGAACGGAGCGGGAAAATCCACCTTGTTAAAATTATTCTCCGGAGAAATGTCCCCGGACAAAGGATTGGTACTTTTGGATGGGACCCCTCTGACGGAGTACGATTCGGACGATCTAGCGCTTCGCAGGAGCGTTCTCTCCCAAGAATCGGAGATCCATTTTCCTTTTATCGCGGATGAGATCGTTCGTATGGGAAGGTCCTGCTCTAAATTAAGAGTCCCTAAACCGTTAGAGGACCGGATCACGGAAGACGCCTTTCATGCGGTACATCTGGGGGAAAGGGAAAGATTCCAAACTTATAATAAACTTTCGGGCGGAGAAAAACAAAGAACCCAGATGGCAAGGGTCTTGGCCCAGGACAAGGAACCTACCCAAAGGGAAAGTTATGTTCTTTTGGACGAACCGGGAGCTTCTTTGGATCCGAACAGAATACATTCTTTATTAGAAAAAGCAAAACAGCTCAGTAAAGCGGGAAGAGGTGTCCTCTGCATCCTCCATGATCTGAACCTTGCATTGAGATACGCGGATCGGATTGCAGTATTAAAGGAAGGCAAAATACTAGCGGACGGAATCCCGGATAATATTCTGGAGGAGGAATTCGTATTGGAGCATTTCCGATTGAGAACTAAAAAAATCCCTTTCCCGGAAGGAGGATATTACCTTATCCCTCTAGGTCCCGCAGAACTCTCGGAACAACACACAACAAACGGCCTACACTATACATTGGATGCTAAAGGAGTGAAAGAAAATGTCCATCGCTGA
- a CDS encoding hemin-degrading factor has protein sequence MSIAESLEIENIIKDWKRIKETQPRLRMREIASQLKTSEGGLLAASQISEAEGFPQVSSLRTDWGELFAKFGELGHVMVLTRNESCVHERKGIFEKVSSGPGHILVVGADIDLRLFPGIWKYGFTVEEPKQDSIQRSFQFFNENGEAMFKLFLTDRSNVSVWERLRSEFKNESPDFSPLFSFENKKQTAISDKKELKPETAAEFLSDWGKLEDTHEFFSLLKKHDISRIQSMEIADGKFTKTVETKAVLRMLEMASLDRTPIMVFVGNPGSIQIHTGEVSNIKVLESWWNVLDLDFNLHLRSDLISKVYIVDKPSKDGVIHSMEVYDADGELIVQFFGKRKPGQPERTDWMELLDKVSKPA, from the coding sequence ATGTCCATCGCTGAATCGTTAGAGATAGAGAATATCATCAAAGACTGGAAACGGATCAAAGAAACACAACCTCGTCTTAGAATGAGAGAGATCGCTTCCCAACTCAAAACCTCGGAGGGCGGGCTATTGGCCGCTTCCCAAATCTCCGAAGCGGAAGGATTTCCTCAAGTTTCTTCCCTCCGAACCGATTGGGGAGAATTATTCGCAAAATTCGGAGAATTGGGACATGTAATGGTCCTCACTCGCAACGAGTCCTGCGTACATGAAAGAAAAGGAATATTCGAAAAAGTAAGTTCAGGCCCGGGGCATATCCTAGTCGTCGGAGCGGATATCGATCTCAGACTTTTCCCCGGAATTTGGAAGTACGGATTTACGGTGGAAGAGCCAAAACAAGATTCCATCCAAAGATCCTTTCAGTTCTTCAATGAAAACGGAGAGGCAATGTTCAAACTTTTCCTTACGGATAGATCGAACGTATCCGTTTGGGAAAGACTAAGATCGGAATTCAAAAACGAGTCTCCGGACTTCTCCCCTTTATTCTCTTTCGAAAACAAAAAGCAAACCGCTATCTCTGACAAAAAAGAACTTAAGCCGGAAACCGCGGCAGAATTCTTAAGCGATTGGGGAAAATTAGAAGACACCCATGAGTTTTTCTCTCTATTAAAAAAACACGATATTTCAAGGATCCAGTCCATGGAAATCGCCGACGGAAAATTCACTAAAACCGTAGAGACCAAAGCGGTATTAAGAATGTTGGAAATGGCTTCCTTGGACAGAACGCCGATCATGGTCTTCGTAGGGAATCCAGGATCCATCCAGATCCATACGGGGGAAGTCAGCAATATTAAGGTTTTGGAATCTTGGTGGAATGTGCTCGATCTTGATTTCAATCTACACTTAAGATCCGATCTGATCTCAAAGGTCTATATAGTGGATAAACCTTCTAAAGACGGAGTGATCCATTCCATGGAAGTATACGATGCGGACGGAGAATTAATCGTTCAGTTTTTCGGAAAAAGAAAACCGGGACAACCGGAAAGAACGGATTGGATGGAATTGTTAGACAAGGTGTCCAAGCCCGCTTAA
- a CDS encoding DoxX family protein, whose protein sequence is MERVNHWLDTHRDWWIDIVRMYLGGVLLYKGLLFLSDTEALIRLMELHNAPFASALMAHYIVIAHICGGILLFAGLLTRFSAILQLPVLVGAVLFIHSKEGFVSAGSNLPYASMILLLLLHFSLYGSGRISADFYIETHKSV, encoded by the coding sequence ATGGAAAGAGTCAATCATTGGTTGGATACGCATAGGGATTGGTGGATCGATATCGTTAGAATGTACTTAGGGGGCGTGTTGCTCTACAAGGGCCTTTTATTTCTCTCGGACACCGAGGCCCTAATTCGCTTAATGGAATTGCATAATGCTCCGTTTGCGTCCGCGCTGATGGCCCATTATATCGTAATCGCCCATATTTGTGGCGGGATTCTTCTTTTTGCCGGACTACTGACTCGATTCTCCGCCATCCTACAATTGCCCGTATTAGTCGGCGCGGTTTTATTTATCCACTCGAAGGAAGGTTTCGTGTCCGCCGGCTCCAACCTCCCGTATGCCTCCATGATCCTACTTTTACTTTTACACTTTTCTTTGTATGGATCGGGACGTATATCGGCTGACTTTTATATAGAAACCCATAAGAGTGTTTAA